ttcatccaccatgtggatcttttagatattttatggtcttAATAGACGCATTTTCGaaatggtcacatgtgtgcttattatcttcttacAACCTGGCATTTGCGAGATTACTTgatcaaattattcgattaaaagcacaatttccagaaaatccaatcaaaacaattcgtcttgataatacTGGtaaatttacttcccaagcttttgatgcttattgtatggctagtggaataagtgttgaacatccagtagcttatgttcacacacaaaatggattagtagaatcacttattaaacgcctccaattaattgctaaacccttacttatgagaacaaatctcccaacctcgatttgggggcatgctatcttacatgccgcagcacttattcgtttgaggccaacgagttaccatcagttctctcctatgcaattagcttttagCCAATAGCCAAGTATtttccatttaagaatatttgggtgtgcgatatatgttcccattgtaCCACCATATTATACCAAAATGGGATCTCAAAGAAAATTGgagatatatgttggatatgattctccctttATAGTGAGAAATCAcgagatacaaactggagatgtatttaaaactcggtttgcggattgtcattttgatgaatcaaaatttccaatattagggggagagaataaacTTTCTGAAAAAGGAACTTATTTGGAAAGCATCATctttgatgcatttagatcctcgatcagggcaatgtgaactagaagttcaaaagattatacatttgcaaagaatagcaaataaattgcctgatgcatttttcgatacaaagaggataaccaaatcttatataccaacgaaaaatgccccaatttaaattgatgtctcagtaggacaagtagccactgaagcaaattcacgcaAGAAGCGTGGCAGACCTGTCgattccaaagacaaaaattcttaaaaaagaaaagaggtaaatatgatccctgttgaaaaagacatagtagagacacttgcagttgtccaaaattctgatatagttttaacgccagaagacgtttaGGTActtgaaaattgtgaaaataataagatctcgataaattatgtctttacaggtgAGAAAtaggaccgaaataagacaattgtcaatgaaaaatttgcatataatgtggcattaaatatcatgcatgaaagcaaggatcttgagccaagatcaatcgaagaatgtcgacaaaggaatgattggccaaaatggaaagaagtcatgaaggctgaattaaactcacttgcaaaacgtgaagtctttgaacctgtagtccgtacaccagaagatgtaaaacctgttggataccgatgggtatttgtgagaaaatgaaatgagaaaaataaagttgtgcGGTGCAAAGCCCGACTTATGGCACAAGGTTTCTCACAAAGACctggtatagattatgaagaaacgtattcccttgtagtggatgcgataacattgtgttatttggtcagtttatccgcatatcataaactacatatgcatttaatggatgtggtaacagcctactAATATGACTCATTAGAtcgtaatatatatatatatatgaaaatccCTGAAGGACtgaagatatctaaaccatccaatgaatattcgcagggattatactcagttaaattgcaaagatctttatatggtctaaagcaatctggacgaatgtcgtataatcgtcttactgagtatctgacCAAAAACGGATataagaatgatgatatctgcccatgtgttttcataaagaaatctgcatctggattcattataattactgtgtacgttgatgatttaaatatcattggaactcctgaagagattccaacaattataaaaactctaaaaaaatagtttgagatgaaagatttTGGAAAAACTAAATTCTGTCTCgacctgcagatcgagcatacaaCAAATGGGATCTTCATTTATCAAACAACATATACAtaaaagatcttgaagagattttatatggataaggtcacatccattaagtaccctaATAATCGTAAGATTTTTGGATGTGAATAAGGATTAATTCCGTCCtaaggaagaaaatgaagatatcataaagaaatctgcatctggattcattataattactgtgtacgttgatgatttaaatatcattggaactcctgaagagattccaacaattataaaaactctaaaaaaatagtttgagatgaaagatttTGGAAAAACTAAATTCTGTCTCGACCTGCAGATCGAGCACACAACAAATGGGATCTTCATTTATCAAACAACATATACAtaaaagatcttgaagagattttatatggataaggtcacatccattaagtaccctaATAATCGTAAGATTTTTGGATGTGAATAAGGATTAATTCCGTCCtaaggaagaaaatgaagatatcattggtcctgaagtaccatatcttagtgccattggaccacaaatgtatcttgctaataatacacgtTCCGATATATCATTTACTATGAATTTACTAGtaaggtatagttcctctccaaccagaagataTTGGAATGGAATTaaacaaatctttcgatatctttGAGGAACGGTTAACATGGGATTGTATTATCCATATGAATCCAAGTCAcaattagttggctatgcagatgctggatacttgtctgatccacataaagggagatctcaaacagaatatctgttcacatatggtggtacagctatatcatggaggtccacgaaacagaagatagcagcaacctcctctaatcatgctgaaatactcgcgatacatgaagctagtcgcgagtgtttttggctcaagagtttgattcaatatattatgtcatcatgtggattgattgatcagaagatagctccaactgtcctgtttgaagataatacagcatggaTTGCTCAATTTAAGGGCGGATATATCAAAGGcaatagaacaaagcatatttctcccaaattcttcttcactcatgatcttcaaaatcaacggacaattgatatccaacagatccgctcaagtgataatctgacagatttatttacaaagtcattCCCAAAATCCtcttttgaaagattggtacatcaGATTGGGATACGCCGATTTCGAGATATTAAATGATGTCGATAAGAGGGGGAgattgtactcttttttctttaGTCAGGTTTTTTCctattggatttttcttgacaaggtttttaatgaggcagtccccatcacaaagaatattgtactctttttctttcactaaaatttttttccattggatttttctttaataaGGTTTTAATGAGTTATAATCCTAAATAATTATCCAAAGAGGAGTGTTGTAATAAGAATGAAGGATGTGAATGCCCATTTCCAAGAGAATCACattaaatgaaaattgaaaaataaacaCTTCATgcatgtataaataggatatgATCTAAGATCATATATACACgaataatcaataaaaaatcatatatataggaacaattaataaaattttctctctctcttatactcacacactcttctctctttatatttttttattttatatttattatctcttttttatttatttatttagttatttcaCAACAATTAGTGATTTATTTGTCATTATATCTTTCCCTTTTCATAGCATCAGAGTCTTATCCAGCGGTGAAAATAGAAAGATGAGTCAATGTCATCACTTTTATCATTTTACAAAgctttttgagttttgattctaaattatctttatttatttatttatttatttttgaaagatcGATTATTTATTACTCCTTATATGTCAAAAAAATATCTgtataatagaaataaaattgatGTTTCAAAAAATAATATGCTTAGTTTATTTGTGGTGGTTAAATCAGCATTAATTATATAtggatattttattatttttgactaTCATACACTTTTAAGCATTGTCATGATCTATTTATTTTGTAGATTTTGAATCAGGTCTactttataatataaatttcacttgaatgcaaataaataagaattaattCATTCAACTTTATATTTAAACATTTGTTTTAGTTATTCATGGTATCCTTTAATTTGATAggccaaaaattaatttatggtGGATCTAAATTTTGCATATCCAAGATAGGATTAAAATCCCCattgattttattaattcattCTTTATTATGTTTGAAttctatttactattttattttctataataacaAACTACGAGAATAGGAAATTACTTTCATAGCCAATCaattattttcaaattgtaACAATTTTATACACAAACTTATCATGTAGCGTATTCTGTTCAAACTTCAAAGAGAAGGAAATATAGGACACTCTCCAAAAATCGCGAGTCAGTTGTCAAACAAATAAAAGTAATGCATCTCTCTTAAAGGCCTTTCAACATTACATGCACGGCAAAACCAATGAAATCGCGAGTCAGTTGTCAAACAAATAAAAGTAATGCATCTCTCTTAAAGGCCTTTCAACATTACATGCACGGCAAAACCAATGCCAGAAACCTTGTCAGATAGCAATTTTCTATATAAACTATGATGAGGTTTCATCTGTTTATGTTTTGCTTCAGATACTGTTGAGTCCGAAGCAGATAGGGAACAACAAGGAAGCCTAATGGAAGCTTATGTGGCAATATTAGCAAAGATAACTTATCTTGTTGCCCTGCTTTTTCTGGTAATAGGGTTGTGCACCCCAATTGTTGTTGAGGCCAAACATGTGAGCATCAAGAACAGGCTGGGATCTGGGAAGAACATGACCCTGCATTGTAAATCCAAAGATACTGATCTGGGTGAGCATAGTATAGCATATGGGGATGAGTTTGGGTGGGACTTCCATGACGACGTTGTCGGAACCACACTCTTTTACTGTGATTTGGAGTGGGAGAGAGTTCAGGAGTACCATTTTGATGCCTATGACTTCCACAGGGACTTTGTCCGATGCGGCAGTGATGGATGTTCATGGCTGATATCTGCTGAAGGCATGTATGGTTCAAATAGTCAAACAGGGATCTGGGAATTCATGTACTATTGGCCAAACTGACATGATTCTTCTTCAGTAGTTCATTGTTGGATATCATATATTACAAGTATCCTATGACTGTAATGATGAATTAATAATACCATTCTCTTCTTGCATTTGCagcttttatttatttatgggTACAATGATTAATTGATTGATTATCACCCTTAACACCACCTTCTCCCAGCAATCCACCAAGCCGTCAACCACCACCAATACCCTTCATCTTTACCTTTGAATAGCTCCATCAGCACCTTCAGACCCACCATGGATGATGGACCCAACAAGGTCACCATTTTTTGCTCAGCCACCAACAAAAACAACATCAACCCCCCTCAACCATATTCGCAGTCATTGCGTAAACACCATTCCTTCTGTCATCATGTCCGTACCCATCCTCTTTGCCTCTTTATTCTGGTTCAAAGGATCACATAATCACAACCTGGTATACCAATGTTTTTTCGCCTTTAGTTTGAATTGTGTTCAACCAACGACTTCAAGTAATAGAGATTAATTGCATATATATAATGACAGCTTGGCCTTTAGGTTGAATTGCATTTCAACCAAACACTTCAACAAATAGATGATTGATAGGTTAAACAGGACAGTGGATAATAACAAATAACTAGAAGAATTGGAAAAatgcttcttttcttttttgcccTTTTTTTTACGAATGTTAAAAATAGGAAAGACCAATTGGGTACTCTACATTTTTGAACTCCAGGCCATGGTCACAAGTTGCACCAGCAAGAACTTGAACATGGGCCATTTTTGCGGTATCCACCATACTTGAAAGCTGTCGTTTGTGCTCCCTCTCTCTGTTGAGATTTTTGGATGATTTCATCCACCTATTTGTTTACTTCCTAATGTCATAAAGTTAGAATGGACCAAGACCATAACTCCACAAAAGTACATATGGAATATTGtgaatcaaataaaaatttgaaagaacACATAGAACAAACCATGAAACTTAAGAGCAGATGTTTTTCTTacttatccagttctttggaaATTAACTTTGCAACCCAACCAAATTCCCCCCCACTCATAAGCCTAGGAACAAGAACCAGCATCCATAGCACCATAATCAAACCATGGAGTCCACTCCCTAGTGAATTCATGCACTAGTAACAAATGAATAGGTGGCAGATGTTCTAGAAAAAAGGAAACTAGGGCAAGAGGGTTTGGTGTGTTAAGAAAGTTGAGAAGATTCACTCTCTGGAACTATACTCTGTAATTTGTGTGCCTTCTCACTCTACCTGCCATTGTATCTTGAATGATGTAACATCACTATAATGATTTTCTAGTTCACTTGATAATCCAAGAACAAGTTACTGTCATATGCACAATCTAATATCTTTAAGCTATAGAGCATAATACTTCATCTTAAATGCTATCTATATGATCTttctaaaagtaaaaccacGCAATCCCAAAAAGAACAAGCATCAATAACTTTGGTGAATGTAATTGGAATGAAATGAACAAACCAAAAAAAGGCACGAAAATATCCATCTTTTGGTGAATGTAACTTACTGAATTGATATTAATTGCGGGCGACGAATTGCAGTTAAGTACAAGGCAATTTGGACATCTGGTATAGTCGTATAGACGTATAGTTCTTTACAAAACTATGTCCTATAAAAAAATGATGCTAATACCTATGAGATGAAACCTCCACATTCAACTTAATTCATATACAGCAATCCGGAGATCCTGTACCCTAAAACAATCCAATCATCCACCATAAACATCATCATCTTCTACCAGTAAATCTGTCGATCCTTCGGCGCCGCAATTCATCCAAGGGAAGTCCATCCAAATCCCTGTCCCATTGCATAGAAGCCAATCCACTTCCATCTCTTGTAGTAGCACACATCTCACAGACACTCAAATATCCTGAATTATCATAAGTGCAAGCCTGGCACCTCCAGAAACCCCCATTATCACCACTATTAACCCTCCTCCTCCGATTGCCGCCACCACCAACCGTCCCCCTCCCGGTGATCCTCCCACGCCGGGACCGAAACAACCCTCCCAAAAACCTAACCGGCCAATTCAAAGCAGAACCAACACTCCTCATCAAAACACTCAGAGGGTCGGATCCAAAGTAGTTTCCCCTCAACTTCATGTAAAGTATCCCGGCAAGTATTCCACCAAGGTGGCCCAAGAACGACGCTCCAGGAACGAACATCTGAATCAGAATTAGCTCCGCCCACGCGGCGTACCGCGAGGGCACAATAACGCCGTGGACGGAGGTGTATTCGTCGGAGCGGGAGTTGAGGACGACCTTCATGGCAAAGAGAACGCCGGAGAATCCAACCGCGTACTCGCGGTAGTAAGGTCTCTCGTAATCGAAGAAGAGAAGCAGCGATTTGGAGAGCATGAGCGTGATCCCCTGCGACAAAGCGAGCAAAGAAGCCACCATGGAAGCGAATTCGAAGCTTCCCATTGATGTCTCCAATTGGATCCCCTTCCAGAGAAGGGAGAGCATGTTGTAGACAAGATGAGGTTCTCCGATGTGGTAGAACGGCGATAAGAGGAAGCGCTTCAGGTCCTTGTGCTGCAAATAAGATGAAATTGAAGGGTCAAAtgtgaattatgaaaagtgaagaGTGAGAGGGGAATGGACTTACCCTGAGGATGAGGTGAGGGTTGAACCAGACTTGATCGATGGAGGGGAGGAGGGAGTGGAGGAAGGAGGGGCGGAGGTAGATGAGGGTGTTGGCGGCGATGAGGGCGGCGGTGACGGGGGGTTTTGAGTTGGAGCGGTAGTACTCGCTGAAGGCGTGGAGGGCCAGCAGTGGGATCATTCCCCGAGAAACGCTTCTTCCGATTCTCACTTCCAtcgttctttctttctttctttctttcttgtgATTGGTGGTCGCGCTCAACTCTGAAAGCAGCGCGGTGATGCAATTGGTTAGGTGATGATTCCGTTACAGAGAAAGAGAGGAGAGGAATAAAATTATGTGGGGAGGGGACTTGCGGCGGAAGAAACGTTTCTAGAATTTCGTGTGCGCGAGCGTTCGGCAAAGAAAATTCCAGACGCTTCCCTTTGCCTAAGGCCTTTCTTCGACTAAACTGTTATTTTGGTGTTCAAAATTTATTCACCATTTTATCCttttatatttgttaatttTGTACTCAGCATTATTATTGATCGAGGATTAAAagttcaaatttaaaattgatcaTTCTTATCTCTCACGTGAAAAAcggttttaatttgttttaatttatttagcTAACTAACTAAAGTACCAATCAActtgaataatttttaaaaattattaaaaaaatgaaattttaaatttttaaaaatgaaattttaaaCTTATAAtcgtttttaaaaaaattaattttttaaaatagaattttaaatttttaagttataaCGACTTCGTGAGCATGAAACCCTATCTCATTCTCTTTTATCATGTCACTCATATCTTGTCTTCAACTATCGCGCTGTCGTTGTATCCTTTACcgcaatttttttttgtgccaTGCGGCACCGACCTGCATTAAAATATCCTaagtttaagaaaaataaacatctaaagtttaataaaaaaacatCTCAACTTAATAATAGAAACATTCTAAATTTTACAAAAGAAATATTTCAAGTGTAACAAAAAACCTCCCAAAAGTTTACTAAAAGAAACATCTcaaattaaagagaaaaaaaaatcccTATTTTTACAA
Above is a genomic segment from Arachis stenosperma cultivar V10309 chromosome 1, arast.V10309.gnm1.PFL2, whole genome shotgun sequence containing:
- the LOC130946940 gene encoding rhomboid-like protein 14, mitochondrial — protein: MEVRIGRSVSRGMIPLLALHAFSEYYRSNSKPPVTAALIAANTLIYLRPSFLHSLLPSIDQVWFNPHLILRHKDLKRFLLSPFYHIGEPHLVYNMLSLLWKGIQLETSMGSFEFASMVASLLALSQGITLMLSKSLLLFFDYERPYYREYAVGFSGVLFAMKVVLNSRSDEYTSVHGVIVPSRYAAWAELILIQMFVPGASFLGHLGGILAGILYMKLRGNYFGSDPLSVLMRSVGSALNWPVRFLGGLFRSRRGRITGRGTVGGGGNRRRRVNSGDNGGFWRCQACTYDNSGYLSVCEMCATTRDGSGLASMQWDRDLDGLPLDELRRRRIDRFTGRR
- the LOC130946950 gene encoding self-incompatibility protein S1-like, whose translation is MEAYVAILAKITYLVALLFLVIGLCTPIVVEAKHVSIKNRLGSGKNMTLHCKSKDTDLGEHSIAYGDEFGWDFHDDVVGTTLFYCDLEWERVQEYHFDAYDFHRDFVRCGSDGCSWLISAEGMYGSNSQTGIWEFMYYWPN